A single region of the Neisseria zoodegmatis genome encodes:
- the fghA gene encoding S-formylglutathione hydrolase, which produces MNAPTLISAHKMFNGRHERYTHRSQSTGTDMAFSVYLPPQALQGYRVPVLYWLSGLTCTDENFSVKSGAQRFAAHWGMALVIPDTSPRGEGVPAGNGEIGLGAGFYLNAVQEPWAQHYQMYDYVAHELPQLIEAHFPVNDQRSIAGHSMGGHGALQIALKNPGRYAAVSAFAPIVNPSATPLGQQAFSVYLGEDQALWAQYDSTELVKHAERTLPVLIDQGDADPFYPRQLQPEPFVSAARANGFNVQFNLRKGYDHGYYFIASFIDVHIEFHADAFGL; this is translated from the coding sequence ATGAACGCACCTACACTGATTTCCGCCCATAAAATGTTCAACGGACGCCACGAGCGTTACACCCACCGTTCTCAGTCCACCGGCACCGACATGGCGTTTTCCGTTTACCTGCCGCCGCAGGCACTGCAAGGCTACCGCGTGCCCGTGCTGTATTGGCTGTCGGGCCTGACCTGTACAGACGAAAACTTTTCCGTCAAATCCGGCGCGCAGCGTTTCGCCGCCCATTGGGGCATGGCTTTGGTGATTCCCGACACTTCCCCGCGCGGCGAAGGCGTGCCTGCAGGCAACGGCGAAATCGGCTTGGGCGCGGGCTTTTACCTGAACGCCGTGCAAGAGCCGTGGGCGCAGCATTATCAAATGTATGATTATGTGGCGCACGAACTGCCGCAGCTGATTGAAGCCCATTTTCCCGTGAACGATCAGCGCAGCATTGCCGGACACAGCATGGGCGGACACGGCGCGCTACAAATCGCTTTGAAAAACCCCGGCCGCTACGCCGCCGTGTCTGCCTTCGCCCCGATCGTTAACCCGAGTGCCACGCCTTTGGGGCAGCAGGCGTTTTCGGTTTATTTGGGCGAAGATCAAGCATTATGGGCGCAGTACGACAGCACTGAGCTGGTTAAACACGCCGAACGCACATTGCCGGTGCTGATCGATCAAGGCGATGCCGACCCGTTTTACCCTCGGCAGTTGCAGCCCGAACCATTCGTGTCCGCCGCCCGCGCCAACGGCTTTAACGTGCAGTTTAACCTGCGCAAAGGCTACGACCACGGCTATTACTTTATTGCCAGCTTTATTGATGTGCATATTGAGTTTCATGCCGATGCGTTTGGTTTGTAA
- a CDS encoding LOG family protein — protein MNLYRKLPAPILPEETRREIQARESYHLLKIISEFVESGEELRAIQPAVSIYGSARTPADHPDYLLTERLARKLSDAGFSVISGGGPGIMEAANKGAFAGKSPAVGLNIVLPHEQTANPYQNLSIKFQHFFPRKVMFVKHAVAYVVMPGGFGTLDELFESLTLVQTGKTPNRPIILVGTAFWQGMLDWIREQLLANGMISPEDMDLIRLIDDEDEIIEAIFAHYENRPDGLLDSQNTWELGL, from the coding sequence ATGAACCTTTATCGAAAACTGCCGGCACCGATTCTGCCCGAAGAAACCCGCCGCGAAATTCAGGCGCGGGAATCGTATCATCTGCTTAAAATCATTTCCGAATTTGTAGAATCGGGCGAAGAGCTGCGGGCAATCCAGCCGGCCGTGAGCATCTACGGCAGCGCGCGCACGCCGGCCGACCATCCCGATTACCTGCTGACCGAACGCTTGGCGCGCAAGTTGTCGGACGCCGGATTTTCGGTGATTTCCGGCGGCGGGCCGGGCATTATGGAAGCCGCCAACAAAGGCGCGTTTGCCGGTAAAAGCCCTGCGGTCGGTTTGAATATTGTGTTGCCGCACGAGCAGACGGCCAACCCTTATCAAAACCTGTCGATTAAATTCCAGCATTTTTTCCCGCGCAAAGTGATGTTTGTGAAACACGCCGTGGCTTATGTGGTAATGCCCGGCGGCTTCGGCACGCTCGACGAATTGTTTGAAAGCCTCACGCTGGTGCAGACCGGCAAAACGCCGAACCGCCCGATTATTCTGGTGGGCACGGCTTTCTGGCAAGGCATGTTGGATTGGATCCGCGAGCAGCTGCTCGCCAACGGCATGATTTCGCCCGAAGACATGGATTTAATCCGCCTGATCGACGATGAAGACGAAATCATCGAAGCAATCTTCGCCCACTACGAAAACCGCCCCGACGGCCTGCTCGATTCGCAAAATACTTGGGAACTCGGCTTATAA
- a CDS encoding M48 family metallopeptidase gives MNKHTLYILFLGFLTFTTFLQFYLSIRQSRAVLKHRSQVPADFADTVSLEEHQKAADYTLAKQRFARCRIVFEALLLLVFTLGGGLNLLAALSMKFSDGPMTQGVLLIGLFALVNTLISLPLDVYATFKLEARFGFNRSSAGTFIGDRVKGLLLGAVIGVPLLYAVIYLMGITGSLWWLWVWLVWLGFSLLMLWAFPKWIAPLFNTFKPLPEGRLKEKIEHLLGRTGFKSKGIFVMDGSKRSGHGNAYFTGLGANKRIVFYDTLLEDMQPDEVEAVLAHELGHFKHRHIIKQMLITFVLALAVLYVLGKLMPEAAFYQGLGVHYPSHAMALLLFLLVLPVFTFPFAPLGSLMSRRNEFEADRYAAATASAQDLIAALTKLYRSNAANLVSDKWYSRFYDSHPGARERVAALKKAAAAKQP, from the coding sequence ATGAATAAGCACACACTGTATATTTTGTTTCTTGGTTTTCTCACATTTACTACGTTTTTGCAGTTTTACCTATCCATCCGCCAAAGCCGTGCGGTACTGAAACACCGCAGCCAAGTGCCTGCCGATTTTGCTGATACGGTGTCGCTGGAAGAGCATCAAAAGGCGGCGGACTACACTTTGGCCAAACAGCGTTTTGCGCGCTGCCGCATTGTGTTTGAAGCGTTGCTGCTGCTGGTGTTTACCCTCGGCGGCGGCCTGAATCTGCTGGCGGCGTTGAGCATGAAGTTTTCAGACGGCCCAATGACTCAAGGCGTGCTTCTGATCGGCTTGTTTGCTTTGGTCAACACTTTGATTTCACTGCCGTTGGATGTGTATGCGACGTTTAAGCTGGAAGCGCGTTTCGGCTTCAACCGCAGCAGTGCCGGCACGTTTATCGGCGACCGTGTGAAAGGTTTGCTGTTGGGCGCGGTAATCGGCGTGCCTTTGCTGTATGCGGTGATTTATCTGATGGGCATTACCGGCAGCCTGTGGTGGCTGTGGGTGTGGCTGGTGTGGTTGGGCTTTTCGCTGTTGATGCTGTGGGCGTTTCCCAAATGGATTGCGCCTTTGTTCAATACGTTCAAACCTTTGCCTGAAGGCCGTCTGAAAGAAAAAATCGAACACCTGCTCGGCCGCACGGGCTTTAAGAGCAAGGGCATTTTTGTAATGGACGGCAGCAAACGTTCCGGCCACGGCAATGCTTACTTCACCGGCTTGGGGGCAAACAAGCGCATCGTGTTTTACGATACTTTGCTGGAAGACATGCAGCCCGATGAAGTGGAGGCGGTGTTGGCGCACGAGCTGGGTCATTTCAAGCACAGGCACATCATCAAGCAGATGCTGATTACTTTCGTGCTGGCCTTGGCGGTGCTGTATGTGTTGGGGAAATTGATGCCCGAAGCCGCGTTTTATCAGGGTTTGGGCGTGCATTATCCCAGCCATGCCATGGCTTTGCTGCTGTTTTTGTTGGTGCTGCCGGTGTTTACTTTTCCGTTTGCGCCGCTGGGCAGCCTGATGTCGCGCCGCAATGAATTTGAAGCCGACCGCTATGCCGCGGCAACCGCGTCCGCCCAAGATTTGATTGCGGCTTTGACCAAACTCTACCGCAGTAATGCCGCCAACTTGGTGTCGGACAAATGGTATTCGCGTTTTTACGACTCCCATCCCGGCGCCCGCGAGCGTGTGGCGGCCTTGAAAAAAGCAGCGGCAGCGAAACAGCCGTAG
- the gap gene encoding type I glyceraldehyde-3-phosphate dehydrogenase, producing the protein MSIKVAINGFGRIGRLALRQIVKTDGIEVVAVNDLTPADMLLHLFKYDTTQGRFQGKAELKDDMIVVNGKEIKVFADPDPENLPWGELGVDVVLECTGFFTKQEKAEKHIKAGAKKVVISAPGGDMKTVVYGVNQHILDGSETVISAASCTTNCLAPMANVLQKEFGIVEGLMTTIHAYTGDQNTLDAPHRKNDFRRARAAALNIVPNTTGAAKAIGLVIPELKGKLDGSAQRVPVATGSLTELVSVLERPVTVEEVNAAMKKAESDYYAYNEDPIVSSDVIGLEAGSMFDATQTKVMTVGDKQLVKTVAWYDNEMSYTCQLIRVLEHFAKLIK; encoded by the coding sequence ATGAGCATCAAAGTTGCGATTAATGGTTTCGGCCGCATCGGCCGTTTGGCTCTGCGTCAGATCGTCAAAACCGACGGCATTGAAGTGGTGGCAGTAAACGATTTAACGCCTGCCGATATGTTGCTGCACCTGTTTAAATACGACACAACCCAAGGCCGTTTTCAAGGCAAGGCCGAGTTGAAAGACGACATGATTGTGGTGAACGGTAAGGAAATCAAAGTATTTGCCGACCCCGATCCTGAAAATCTGCCGTGGGGCGAGCTGGGTGTGGATGTGGTGCTGGAATGTACCGGTTTCTTCACCAAGCAGGAAAAAGCCGAAAAACACATTAAAGCAGGCGCGAAAAAAGTGGTGATTTCCGCACCGGGCGGCGATATGAAAACCGTGGTGTACGGCGTGAACCAGCATATTTTGGACGGCAGCGAAACCGTGATTTCCGCCGCTTCCTGCACCACCAACTGCTTGGCGCCGATGGCCAATGTGCTGCAAAAAGAATTCGGCATCGTAGAAGGTTTGATGACCACTATCCACGCCTACACCGGCGACCAAAACACGTTGGATGCGCCGCACCGCAAAAACGATTTCCGCCGCGCCCGTGCCGCTGCTTTAAACATTGTGCCGAACACCACCGGTGCGGCCAAAGCCATCGGTTTGGTGATTCCCGAGCTGAAAGGCAAATTGGACGGCTCTGCGCAACGCGTGCCCGTGGCAACCGGTTCGCTCACCGAATTGGTGTCTGTGTTGGAACGTCCGGTTACGGTTGAAGAAGTGAACGCGGCCATGAAAAAGGCGGAGAGCGATTATTATGCCTACAATGAAGACCCGATTGTGTCTTCAGACGTGATCGGTTTGGAAGCGGGTTCGATGTTTGATGCCACCCAAACCAAAGTGATGACGGTGGGCGACAAACAGCTCGTGAAAACCGTGGCTTGGTACGACAACGAAATGTCTTACACCTGCCAGCTGATCCGTGTGTTGGAACACTTCGCCAAGCTGATTAAATAA
- the lpxC gene encoding UDP-3-O-acyl-N-acetylglucosamine deacetylase, whose protein sequence is MLQRTLAKSINVTGVGLHSGERVALTLHPAPENSGISFRRTDLEGIQGETIKLNPYLINDTRLSSTVVTEHGVRVGTIEHIMSALAAYGVDNTLIELNAPEIPIMDGSSLPFIYLLQDAGIVDQKAQKRFLKILKPVEVKESGKWVRFTPYDGFKVTLTIEFDHPVFNRSSPTFEIDFAGKSYIDEIARARTFGFMQEVELMRSHNLGLGGNLNNAIVIDDTDVLNPEGLRYPDEFVRHKILDAIGDLYIVGHPIIGAFEGYKSGHAINNALLRAILADESCYEWVEFPHDEDLPAAFHGLPAVA, encoded by the coding sequence ATGCTGCAAAGAACATTGGCGAAATCCATCAATGTGACCGGAGTCGGCCTGCATTCCGGCGAACGTGTGGCACTCACCTTGCATCCCGCCCCTGAAAACAGCGGCATTTCTTTCCGCCGCACCGATTTGGAAGGCATTCAGGGCGAAACCATCAAACTCAATCCTTACTTAATCAACGATACGCGCTTATCTTCCACCGTGGTTACCGAACACGGCGTGCGCGTCGGTACCATCGAGCACATCATGTCGGCTCTGGCCGCTTACGGTGTGGACAACACTTTAATCGAATTGAACGCTCCCGAAATCCCGATTATGGACGGCTCAAGCCTGCCGTTTATTTATCTGCTGCAAGACGCGGGCATTGTCGATCAAAAAGCACAAAAACGCTTTTTAAAGATTCTGAAACCCGTAGAAGTAAAAGAAAGCGGTAAATGGGTGCGCTTCACCCCTTACGACGGCTTTAAAGTTACGCTGACCATCGAATTCGACCACCCCGTATTCAACCGCAGCAGCCCCACATTTGAAATCGACTTCGCCGGCAAATCCTACATCGACGAAATCGCCCGCGCCCGCACCTTCGGCTTTATGCAGGAAGTGGAACTGATGCGCTCGCACAATCTCGGTTTGGGCGGCAACCTCAACAACGCCATCGTGATCGACGACACCGATGTGTTGAACCCCGAAGGTTTGCGTTATCCCGATGAATTCGTGCGCCATAAAATTCTCGATGCCATCGGCGATTTATATATCGTCGGCCACCCGATTATCGGCGCGTTTGAAGGCTACAAATCCGGCCATGCCATCAACAATGCGCTGCTGCGCGCCATTCTGGCAGACGAATCCTGCTACGAATGGGTAGAGTTTCCGCACGATGAGGACTTGCCCGCCGCGTTCCACGGCCTGCCTGCGGTAGCTTGA
- a CDS encoding ArsR/SmtB family transcription factor produces MKDMVSKYQEATAFLKLMANTNRLAVLCSLQDQRRNVTELAKMAGLPQAAMSSQLALLREAGLVDCEIRHRERLYYITDERVTATIGLLYSFFCREDSENPANP; encoded by the coding sequence ATGAAAGATATGGTTTCGAAATACCAGGAGGCCACGGCTTTTTTGAAGCTGATGGCCAACACCAACCGCTTAGCCGTATTATGTAGTTTGCAAGACCAACGCCGTAATGTAACCGAGCTGGCCAAAATGGCCGGGCTGCCGCAAGCCGCTATGTCGAGCCAGTTGGCTTTGCTGCGCGAGGCAGGTTTGGTGGATTGTGAAATCCGTCACCGCGAACGTTTGTATTACATTACCGACGAACGCGTTACCGCCACCATCGGATTGCTGTATTCGTTTTTTTGCAGAGAAGATAGTGAAAATCCGGCAAACCCTTAA
- a CDS encoding rhodanese family protein: MNIKVITPEHVKSKLAQGAVLVDIRQPDEYRREHIGQSVLQPLDQIKQQGLPEAAKQASCVIFHCKSGMRTRNAADALAQCCGEKEAFILEKGLDGWKSAGFPTEINRSQPLELMRQVQIAAGSLALAGAVLGWLVSPTFYLLCAFVGLGLIIAGLTGFCGMARLLMVMPWNRQ, translated from the coding sequence ATGAATATCAAGGTCATCACACCCGAACACGTTAAAAGCAAGCTGGCGCAAGGCGCGGTTTTGGTGGATATCCGCCAACCCGACGAATACCGCCGCGAACACATCGGGCAATCCGTTCTGCAACCCTTGGATCAAATCAAACAACAAGGCCTGCCCGAAGCCGCCAAGCAAGCTTCTTGCGTGATCTTTCACTGCAAATCAGGTATGCGCACCCGTAATGCCGCAGACGCATTGGCACAATGTTGCGGTGAAAAAGAAGCGTTTATTTTGGAAAAAGGGCTGGACGGCTGGAAATCCGCCGGTTTCCCCACCGAAATCAACCGCTCTCAACCGCTTGAATTAATGCGGCAGGTACAGATTGCCGCCGGCTCGTTAGCCTTGGCGGGCGCAGTGCTCGGCTGGCTTGTTTCTCCTACTTTTTATCTCTTGTGCGCGTTTGTCGGATTGGGTCTGATTATTGCCGGGCTAACAGGATTTTGCGGTATGGCTCGCTTGCTCATGGTTATGCCGTGGAACCGTCAATAA
- a CDS encoding YgaP family membrane protein — MKRNVGGIDKIIRIVVGAALMILAATGTIGWWGWLGVIPLATGLMSNCLIYTLLGINTCPTDKR, encoded by the coding sequence ATGAAACGCAATGTAGGCGGTATCGATAAAATAATCCGCATTGTCGTAGGTGCGGCGTTGATGATTTTGGCCGCTACCGGCACCATAGGCTGGTGGGGCTGGCTGGGGGTGATTCCTTTGGCTACCGGACTGATGTCGAATTGCCTGATTTACACTTTACTGGGCATCAATACCTGTCCGACTGATAAACGATAA
- a CDS encoding dihydrofolate reductase produces the protein MQKITLIAAHAHNNCIGINNAMPWHLPEDFAFFRAYTTGKPVVMGRKTWESLPKKPLPGRRNIVITRQADYAAEGAETVSGLHKALALCGDVEEIIIMGGAQIYAEALPVATDLRITEIDLNVEGDAFFPAINSDEWQANREGKRTAENGLVYEFVHYQRIGRPIDQPSNTDE, from the coding sequence ATGCAAAAAATCACCCTGATTGCTGCCCATGCCCACAACAACTGCATCGGCATCAACAATGCCATGCCGTGGCATCTGCCCGAAGATTTCGCCTTTTTCCGCGCGTACACCACCGGCAAGCCCGTGGTGATGGGGCGCAAAACATGGGAATCGCTGCCTAAAAAACCTTTGCCCGGTCGTCGCAATATTGTGATTACACGACAGGCGGATTATGCGGCAGAAGGCGCCGAAACCGTTTCCGGCCTGCACAAAGCATTGGCGCTTTGCGGAGATGTCGAAGAAATCATCATCATGGGCGGCGCGCAGATTTATGCGGAAGCCCTGCCTGTGGCCACCGATTTACGCATCACCGAAATAGATTTAAATGTGGAGGGCGATGCCTTTTTCCCCGCGATTAATTCTGACGAATGGCAGGCAAACCGCGAAGGAAAGCGCACGGCGGAAAACGGTTTGGTTTATGAGTTTGTGCATTACCAACGTATCGGCCGGCCAATCGATCAGCCAAGCAATACCGATGAATAA
- a CDS encoding DegV family protein: MMAGSYSLYRCAVLSTSTGMLDSVLDRNSPIDILRLRVHMHGQSHADGCNLKAEEFFDWMREHPDELLTTSPPNEECLRKTFRYLKKQGYHEAIVTTISSKLSESFNVIRAVAEEMADELTIHVFDTGTACMPEGFFALEALRLLTAGKSSAEVLDYLEQLKPRCELIFGVQSLTQLARSEGLMRMGAAFNDWLGLKTILRLNSKGISHLASIQDNKQMIERLIEALMVITTDKNPTHLVISGGYCGDYGLYQQFAAKLHQKTGLHLENGLPISPAIGVYAGLNAIGIGIVERLPE, encoded by the coding sequence ATGATGGCGGGTTCGTATTCACTTTACCGTTGTGCCGTTTTATCCACTTCCACCGGCATGCTCGACAGCGTACTCGATCGCAACAGCCCGATCGATATTTTGCGCCTGCGGGTACACATGCACGGGCAAAGCCATGCCGACGGCTGCAATCTCAAAGCGGAGGAATTTTTCGATTGGATGCGCGAACATCCCGACGAATTGCTGACCACCTCTCCGCCCAACGAAGAATGTTTGCGCAAAACATTTCGCTATCTGAAAAAACAGGGCTATCACGAAGCCATTGTTACCACCATCAGCAGCAAACTCAGCGAAAGTTTCAACGTGATCCGCGCCGTTGCCGAAGAAATGGCCGACGAGTTGACCATCCATGTGTTCGACACCGGCACCGCCTGTATGCCCGAAGGCTTTTTCGCCTTAGAAGCCTTGCGCCTGCTCACGGCCGGTAAAAGCAGCGCCGAAGTGCTCGATTATTTGGAACAGCTCAAACCGCGCTGCGAATTGATTTTCGGCGTGCAATCGCTCACCCAGCTTGCCCGCAGCGAAGGCTTGATGCGCATGGGCGCAGCATTTAACGATTGGTTGGGTTTGAAAACCATATTGCGTCTCAATTCAAAAGGCATTTCGCATTTGGCCAGCATACAAGACAACAAACAAATGATAGAACGCCTTATCGAAGCACTGATGGTGATCACAACCGATAAAAACCCCACTCATCTGGTCATATCCGGCGGTTATTGCGGCGACTACGGGCTTTATCAGCAATTTGCCGCCAAACTGCATCAAAAAACCGGCCTTCATTTGGAAAACGGCCTGCCGATTTCGCCGGCAATAGGCGTTTACGCAGGTTTGAATGCCATCGGCATCGGCATTGTAGAGCGTTTGCCCGAATAA
- a CDS encoding CYTH domain-containing protein → MTIEIERRFLLKNDSWREEAGEPEMMRQGYLSVDKECTIRVRIVGRKAWLTLKGYISDTTRSEFEYEIPVAHAEQMMQTMCPFKLEKHRYKIEYRGFTFEVDEYFGDNAPLVVAELELPSEGVSFEKPDWLGEEITSNGKFTNAYLSKHPYSQW, encoded by the coding sequence ATGACTATCGAAATCGAACGCCGTTTTCTTTTAAAAAACGACAGCTGGCGCGAGGAAGCCGGCGAGCCGGAAATGATGCGACAGGGTTATTTGAGTGTGGATAAGGAATGTACGATCCGCGTGCGGATTGTCGGCCGCAAAGCGTGGCTGACGTTGAAGGGCTATATTTCCGATACTACCCGCAGCGAGTTTGAATATGAAATTCCGGTGGCACACGCGGAGCAGATGATGCAGACGATGTGCCCGTTTAAGCTGGAAAAACACCGCTATAAAATCGAATACCGCGGTTTTACGTTTGAAGTGGACGAATATTTCGGCGACAACGCGCCTTTGGTGGTGGCGGAATTGGAGTTGCCAAGCGAAGGTGTGTCTTTTGAAAAACCCGATTGGCTGGGCGAGGAAATCACGTCGAACGGTAAATTTACCAATGCTTATTTGAGCAAGCATCCTTATTCGCAGTGGTAA
- a CDS encoding CopD family protein: MYLWFKLLHVFFIISWFAGLFYLPRIYVNLAQVETGNRGEYLRLLGMARRLFKFMTPLGLGAVITGFVIPFATGWWGMGWVHTKVTLGVVLLGYHFYCYRLLLDFEDNRNRYSHKWFRVFNEIPVVIMIAALYLVVFKPF; encoded by the coding sequence ATGTATTTATGGTTCAAACTGCTGCATGTGTTTTTTATCATTTCGTGGTTTGCCGGGCTTTTTTACCTGCCGCGTATTTATGTGAATCTGGCGCAGGTGGAAACAGGCAACCGGGGCGAATATCTGCGTTTGCTCGGTATGGCGCGCCGGCTGTTTAAGTTTATGACGCCGTTGGGCTTGGGCGCGGTAATAACCGGCTTTGTGATTCCCTTTGCCACCGGCTGGTGGGGCATGGGCTGGGTACATACGAAAGTAACGCTGGGCGTGGTTTTGCTGGGCTATCATTTTTACTGCTACCGTTTGCTGCTGGATTTTGAGGATAACCGCAACCGCTATTCGCATAAGTGGTTTCGCGTGTTTAACGAAATTCCGGTGGTAATTATGATTGCTGCTTTGTATCTTGTTGTATTCAAACCGTTTTGA
- a CDS encoding YggS family pyridoxal phosphate-dependent enzyme, translating to MTSLQQNYREVCAKILEAEAAAHRENGSVHLVAVSKTFPADDIREVYAAGARDFGENYIQEWYGKTEELADLPDIVWHMIGDVQSNKTRFVAERAHWVHTVSRLKTARRLSEQRPSEMPPLQVCIEVNIAGEPGKHGVAPEEAVALACETAKLPRLQVRGFMCVAEADAGAEALHNQFTRMKQLLADLNAAGVAADVLSMGMSADMEAAIACGATHVRVGSAIFGKRDYSDK from the coding sequence ATGACAAGCCTGCAACAGAATTACCGTGAAGTATGCGCAAAAATCCTCGAGGCGGAAGCGGCGGCGCACCGTGAAAACGGCAGCGTGCATTTGGTGGCGGTGAGCAAAACCTTTCCGGCAGACGATATCCGCGAAGTATATGCGGCAGGCGCGCGTGATTTCGGTGAAAACTATATTCAGGAATGGTACGGCAAAACCGAAGAGCTGGCCGATTTGCCCGATATCGTGTGGCATATGATCGGCGATGTGCAGTCCAACAAAACCCGTTTTGTGGCGGAACGTGCGCATTGGGTGCATACGGTGAGCCGTTTGAAAACGGCGCGGCGGCTGAGTGAACAGAGGCCGTCTGAAATGCCGCCGCTGCAAGTGTGTATCGAAGTGAATATCGCAGGCGAGCCGGGCAAGCACGGTGTGGCGCCGGAGGAAGCGGTGGCGCTGGCCTGCGAAACGGCGAAGCTGCCGCGTTTGCAGGTGCGCGGTTTTATGTGTGTGGCCGAAGCAGACGCCGGTGCCGAAGCCCTGCACAATCAGTTTACCCGCATGAAACAGCTTTTGGCCGATTTGAATGCGGCCGGTGTGGCGGCGGATGTGCTGTCGATGGGCATGTCGGCGGATATGGAAGCCGCGATTGCCTGCGGTGCAACGCATGTGCGGGTGGGCAGTGCCATTTTCGGCAAGCGGGATTATTCGGATAAGTAA
- a CDS encoding type IV pilus twitching motility protein PilT codes for MQITDLLAFGVKNKASDLHLSSDLPPMIRVHGDVRRINLPEMGSDEVGNMITSVMNDYQRKVYQQNMEVDFSFELPNVARFRVNAFMTNRGPAAVFRTIPSTVLTLEDLKAPRIFQKIADNPRGLVLVTGPTGSGKSTTLAAMINYINDTQPAHILTIEDPIEFVHTSKKSLINQRELHQHTHSFANALKSALREDPDVILVGEMRDPETIGLALTAAETGHLVFGTLHTTGAAKTVDRIVDVFPAGEKEMVRSMLSESLRAVISQTLLKTRDGNGRVAAHEILVSTPAVRNLIRENKIAQINSALQTGQAHGMQTLDQALQNLVRQGAISPETARSKSQNSDLIL; via the coding sequence ATGCAAATTACCGACTTACTCGCATTTGGTGTGAAAAACAAAGCATCCGACTTACACCTCAGCTCAGACCTGCCCCCGATGATCCGCGTACACGGCGACGTGCGCCGCATCAACCTGCCCGAAATGGGCAGCGACGAAGTGGGCAATATGATCACTTCGGTGATGAACGATTACCAACGCAAAGTCTATCAGCAAAACATGGAAGTGGACTTTTCATTCGAGCTGCCCAACGTGGCGCGCTTCCGTGTTAACGCATTCATGACCAACCGCGGCCCCGCCGCCGTATTCCGTACCATTCCCAGCACCGTACTGACGCTGGAAGATTTGAAAGCCCCGCGCATTTTCCAAAAAATCGCCGACAACCCGCGCGGCCTCGTATTGGTTACCGGCCCCACCGGTTCGGGTAAATCCACCACGCTGGCGGCTATGATCAACTACATCAACGACACCCAACCCGCACACATCCTTACCATCGAAGACCCTATCGAGTTTGTGCACACCAGCAAAAAATCCCTCATCAACCAGCGCGAACTGCACCAACACACCCACAGCTTCGCCAACGCCCTCAAATCCGCCTTGCGTGAAGACCCCGACGTGATTTTGGTGGGCGAGATGCGCGACCCCGAAACCATCGGCCTCGCCCTCACCGCCGCCGAAACCGGCCACTTGGTATTCGGTACTCTGCACACCACCGGCGCCGCCAAAACCGTTGACCGTATCGTCGACGTATTCCCGGCCGGCGAAAAAGAGATGGTGCGCTCCATGCTTTCCGAATCGCTGCGCGCCGTGATTTCGCAAACCCTGCTGAAAACCCGCGACGGCAACGGCCGCGTGGCTGCGCATGAAATTCTGGTGTCCACCCCCGCCGTGCGCAACCTGATCCGCGAAAACAAAATCGCCCAAATCAACTCCGCCCTGCAAACCGGTCAGGCACACGGCATGCAAACGCTCGACCAAGCCTTGCAAAACCTGGTGCGTCAGGGTGCCATCAGCCCGGAAACCGCGCGCAGCAAATCGCAAAACTCCGATCTGATTTTATGA